The Cucurbita pepo subsp. pepo cultivar mu-cu-16 chromosome LG15, ASM280686v2, whole genome shotgun sequence genome contains the following window.
AAGATCAAATTTGACCAGATAAGACTGAAGTCAGTTGAGAGAGcgcgaaaaaaaaaataattttaaataaataaattatctccCCCCGTAAGATCTGTAACTACCACAATAACTAACTGAAGAAATaagggaagaggaagaaaaaaacccGCCATGTCTGTGACAGAAGAACCTGTAACCGTCTCACAGCCTTCAAATCCAAAGTCCTTCCGCCATTGTTATactttctgtttttctttccacTTTCAGCtccctttcttctctcttcttccaaTCATGAATTCAGATATCAACTCCCTCGCCATTTCCAGTAGTAGCAGCTCTGCCTTGGACCTCGCTATTCCATTTCAACTCGGAATCGTCGAAACTACTTTCGATTCCAAGCGCCGCCATAATCCACGCAAGAAGCGGTCAAGAACTGAAAATGCCTCCACTGCTGTCGTCGGCTCCAAGGCTAAGTATAGAAAGAAGCCGGATCCTTCTGCGCCGAAGATCACTCCTCCGTGTAGTGAGTGTGGGAGGAGGTTTTGGTCGGATAAAGCGCTTTTTGGTCATATGAGGTGTCATCCTGAACGACAATGGCGAGGGATTAATCCGCCGGTTAGTTTCCGTCGCTCGGTTTCGGTTTCTCCTTTTAGACCTAGAGCTGATTTGGAAGAATCGGCGTTTACGGAAGAGGAACAGGACGTCGCTAATTGCTTGTTAGTGCTTGCCGATTGCCCTAGTGCGATCGCTAGGGTTTCCGATTTTCGATTCGAATGCGCGAGTTGTAAAAAAGTGTTTGGATCGCACCAGGCGCTTGGAGGACATAGGGCAAGTCACAAGAATGTGAGAGGCTGTTCCGCCATGGCGAAGAGCGATGAAGAAATAGAACATGATGCTCTGTTTGGACATTGTGGTCATGATTTGAGCATCAATCTGGAGGATAAAATGTCGATGATTTTAGGAACAGCAGCAGGGCATAAGTGTAGTGTATGTATGAGGGTTTTTGCGAGTGGTCAAGCACTTGGTGGCCATATGAGATGCCATTGGGAGAGAGTGGAGGAGAATGCAGCTACAGAAGAGGGGTTTCTTAACTTGGACTTGAACATGCCTGCCCCTGTTGAAGATGGCTCTTCTTCTTCGTATTCATCAGGTCTCACTCTTGATCTTAGGTTGGGCCTCTGAAACTAACCTTCATTCTTCTGTGTGTTAGGCTCTTTATCACAATTTGTTGATATGTTGTAATTTAGGCTTTTCGTATATGCTGTAACATTCATATCTGTTTCTGGCTCTATTGGCTACACATTTTAGGTAGACATTTGcaaatttctttcacataAATTGAGAAGCTGTTTCtctttattaataaattaccATGCCTAGCTGTGCAGTTTAGATTTGTGAATGGTTTCTccttcatttttgttcatcatGCTTAGCTTTGAGTTAAGATCTGAGTAGGTACCCCATTTTCTTGCTTGTTGAGGAGTCTGATTTTGAGTTTGCTTTCCATTTTTGATCCACTGAATATGGTTAGATTCAAGTTTGCTCTGTATGATGTTCTTTTTGAAGTTTCTTTTGGTTGTAATCCCTTCTATTCTTTACTCGTACCTCCTTTACTCGTGGTTATTGCACATTGTCTACTAATGTGAGTTAGGTGTCATTTGGACATGAGTGAGCTTAATGGGAGTCTCCTTTCTACCATTCTTGAGGGGATGTCTCCTAATAGATAGACTTAAAAATAGTAGATTTTTAGAGTGTTCCTAGATCTTGAGTGACAtgtagtgtgagatcccacatcggttggagagaggaacaagtgcaagtgaggacgttggacttagaaagggggtggattgtgagatctcacattaattggagagaaaaaatcCGAAAGGGATAGCCCAACGAGgagaatatctactagcagtgagcttgggctgttacatgtAGTAAGCCCAAATGGAAAAAACTCGGTTGCATCTttcccaagcccaccactagcaaatattatctttttttttttttttgagatttcCCTTTTAcgcttcccttcaagatttttaaaatgcttccGCTAGAGATAGattttcatattcttataaagaatgtttcgttcttctcctcaaccgatatgagatctcacaattcaccttctttcagggcccagcgtcctcgttagcattcgttcttctctccaatcaatgtgggatctcacatctttAGTTAGCTATTAAGCCCTCTTCGTCACTTCCTTTATTACTAGAACAATTTGACCAAAAATCATCCTAACCATATGGCTTTCAGATCCACACCAAGGACTTCGAGTTTCAATCATATAAAGGAACCTCTTCATTTGCTTGATTTGTTTGAAGGAAGCCCAAGTATCCAATCCACCTCATGGATTGACCAAAACCATGTTCGACCAAAACCATGTCGATAAGAACAGTTTAGTTGGGTCACTAAGTAGAAATAATCTTCATTTCTATTAGCCACTTTCTAAATGAAGAAACTCCACATTTCAGTTTACCAAAATTTAGAAGCAAGAACCTCTGTGATGCTGATATCCGTGTGCCCGTTCTATTTGATAGTTGATATGATCAAAGTGTCTGGTGCTAGGAAAATTGTTTCGAACATGTCAACTAAGGCATTTACTCTGCTTCCCTGAAAGGGGAAACTAATCTAAGCTTGTCATTTAGAGACATCTTTTTAGCTTCATGAGACTATTCGATATACGTGGTCTTACGACTTTGCAGAGACCTGTGTTTTTGTTCCGGCGATACGAACGTATTTAAGTAATTGTCGTTTTGTAAGACCATAATGAAAACGTGGTGGTTGAAATGGAGGACGAGGTATCCTCTTCGCGCGGAGCCTCCTTTCTCCTCGGGAGGTCTGCACAACGGGctattagctcagtggtaAAGCACGCCCCTGATAATTGCGTCGTTGTGCCtcctctcctttacagtcgagCTGCTTCGCTCATGAACCGTCCCTCTGTGTCTCC
Protein-coding sequences here:
- the LOC111811764 gene encoding zinc finger protein ZAT3-like, whose product is MNSDINSLAISSSSSSALDLAIPFQLGIVETTFDSKRRHNPRKKRSRTENASTAVVGSKAKYRKKPDPSAPKITPPCSECGRRFWSDKALFGHMRCHPERQWRGINPPVSFRRSVSVSPFRPRADLEESAFTEEEQDVANCLLVLADCPSAIARVSDFRFECASCKKVFGSHQALGGHRASHKNVRGCSAMAKSDEEIEHDALFGHCGHDLSINLEDKMSMILGTAAGHKCSVCMRVFASGQALGGHMRCHWERVEENAATEEGFLNLDLNMPAPVEDGSSSSYSSGLTLDLRLGL